A single window of Streptomyces aquilus DNA harbors:
- a CDS encoding Gfo/Idh/MocA family protein, which yields MTEPIRVGVIGAGTERGWARTAHLPALAALPEYELTAVATTRAGSARRAAEQYGAAHAFTDPARLSGHAEVDLVVVAVKTPDHADLVLPALEAGKHVYCEWPLGRTTKEAEVMAEAARRAGVHAAVGLQARHAPAARHARRLLTSGAIGRVTAANVFATRAKGAGGTVTSDAVYTLDRRAGAGTLEVAGGHTLDLLEFLCGSVGRLWASLSVQQPRLTVSDTAESVGVTSADHLVIGGFLVTGVPVSVHVHDGKAGHARTRLEFSGTRGTLTLVSEGPGAGHGIQISDIRLYEDKSAATDGRQEVAVPPDCRTAVDVPDTAVRNVAELYAALARDIRGGSHTVPDFETGLRLHRLLDTVRSADQAAASQVREV from the coding sequence ATGACCGAACCGATTCGTGTAGGTGTCATCGGCGCCGGTACCGAACGGGGCTGGGCCAGGACGGCCCATCTCCCGGCCCTCGCGGCGCTGCCGGAGTACGAGCTGACGGCGGTCGCCACGACCCGCGCCGGCAGCGCCCGCCGCGCCGCCGAACAGTACGGAGCCGCCCACGCCTTCACCGACCCGGCCCGCCTCAGCGGCCACGCCGAGGTGGACCTGGTGGTCGTCGCGGTGAAGACACCGGACCACGCCGACCTGGTGCTGCCCGCCCTGGAAGCGGGCAAGCACGTCTACTGCGAATGGCCGCTCGGCCGCACCACCAAGGAAGCCGAGGTGATGGCCGAGGCCGCCCGGCGGGCAGGCGTCCACGCGGCCGTCGGCCTCCAGGCGCGGCACGCACCCGCCGCCCGGCACGCCCGCCGGCTGCTCACCTCCGGCGCCATCGGCCGGGTCACCGCGGCCAACGTCTTCGCCACCCGCGCCAAGGGAGCCGGCGGCACCGTCACGTCCGACGCCGTCTACACCCTCGACCGGCGAGCCGGCGCCGGAACCCTGGAGGTCGCCGGCGGGCACACCCTGGACCTGCTGGAGTTCCTGTGCGGATCCGTCGGCAGGCTCTGGGCGTCCCTCTCCGTCCAGCAGCCCCGGCTGACCGTGTCCGACACCGCCGAGAGCGTCGGCGTCACCAGCGCCGACCACCTCGTCATCGGCGGGTTCCTGGTCACCGGCGTGCCCGTGTCGGTGCACGTCCACGACGGCAAGGCCGGGCACGCCCGCACCCGCCTGGAGTTCTCCGGCACCCGTGGCACCCTGACCCTCGTCTCCGAAGGGCCCGGCGCGGGACACGGCATCCAGATCAGCGACATCCGCCTGTACGAGGACAAGAGCGCCGCCACCGACGGCCGCCAGGAGGTGGCGGTGCCGCCGGACTGCCGGACCGCCGTGGACGTGCCGGACACCGCCGTACGCAATGTGGCGGAGCTCTACGCCGCACTGGCCCGCGACATCCGCGGCGGCTCGCACACCGTCCCCGACTTCGAGACCGGACTGCGACTGCACCGGCTCCTCGACACCGTCCGCTCCGCCGACCAGGCCGCGGCGAGCCAGGTCCGGGAGGTATGA